TGTGTCTAAAGATATGGGGAGTAATTCTATCTTTGAATCCTGCTGATTCACCTAGTTGTTTTATTATTTTGTATAGCCTTGATTCACTTAATCTTCTTCCTAATCGACTGATAAATAGGGCAGGATTATCGTCTTGGCGGGTTTTTAAGTATTTTTTTAGCAAAAACGAACACTCTTCTGAAAATTCAACCTCTCTAGGTTTGTTGCCTTTACCTATTACGTTAGCAACTCTATCTTCTAGGTCAACATCTTCGATATTTAAGTTTAAAAGTTCTTTTCTTCTGCAACCAGATGACTTTAACAGTTCCTTTATTGCCCGATCTCTTACTGATAGTTCCTCTGCTTTGATTTTTAGCTGTGCTTGTTCATTTTTGGTGAGACTTTTAGGAAGCGATTCGGGAACTTTATAACGCCATCTTTTTTTAATAAGTACTCTGTCAGTGTAACCTTCAACCTGACAAAAAGTTGTAAAGCTTTTTATGATCCAGTAATTTCGGCAATAAGTTGTGGCCTTTTTTTCACCATAGTTCATATGTAAGAATTCAAAAACATCCTTTGGAATAACATCTTTCACTGGCTTATCACAGAAAAGTAGCAATTTTTCTAATACTTTTTTGTAGGTTTCAATTGTTTTAGAAGATTTTCCTTTTTCATTTAAATCCAAAAGATAATCTTCAATCACCTCCCTATTCATAGGATCTAAGGTTTTACTAATTTGTAAGTTTGTCATGGCTTTCCTCCTATGTAACTTTTAGTAAAAGGCAATTCATATTATAGTTTTTGCCTTTAAGGATATATTCTGTTTTGTGTTAATCAATTTTATGCAAAAAATTTAAATTTTTTGCATAAAATTAGTATATATTGGGTAAGCTAGGTAGATTCTAGTATTTTAGAAATAGCATACTAGATTTTATTTAGTATTGAGATAGGCGAATGTTAAACATAAAAAATGCCGCCTTAAAAGGCGGACATTAGCAGCTGACAATTAAACTTTTATTCTAGAAACCAAAAGAAGGGCCCCGACAAAAACGGGACCCTCTGTGCTGTCTTATTAAGTTAATTAAATTACTCTGCTTTTTCTGCCCAAATTTCAAGTTCATATTCTCCTGCTTCTCCAAACTCTATTTCTTTTTCTTTTGTATGCTCATATTTTCCATCTTCTCCAATGGTTACTGGATCAAAGTTAAGCTCTGGTTTAGGATCATCAGCATCAGCTGTTACTTGAGTATCATGCTCATACTCTTCATGCTCCCACTCATGCTTCAATTCTATTTCACCGATATTTCCAAGTCGTCCTGCTTTAACGTCAAATTCGATGTCCATGTCATCATGTGCATCTACAACATCAAACTCTTTTAAATGCTCTTCATTATCCCATACAAGTTCAACTTTATAATCTTCAAATTCAAATGAAATGTCGTCTATGTCTGAAGCATCACTATCAATAAGTTCTTGTCTAGCTTCACGCAAGTTATCATGACTATTTACCTTTTCGTGTTCTTTCATGAATTTAATCGCTTGAGAATCATCCCCATAATCTTCAACTGTTACTCTACTTAATGTTAAATCTTCTATTCTATCAAAAGTCCAAATTCCTTCATCACCTACATCTCTAACTTCTACATCCTCTATAGTGACATCATCATGATCACCATATAAAGCAATTGGACCTCCTGTGATATTAGAATCTT
This Natranaerobius trueperi DNA region includes the following protein-coding sequences:
- a CDS encoding tyrosine-type recombinase/integrase; the protein is MTNLQISKTLDPMNREVIEDYLLDLNEKGKSSKTIETYKKVLEKLLLFCDKPVKDVIPKDVFEFLHMNYGEKKATTYCRNYWIIKSFTTFCQVEGYTDRVLIKKRWRYKVPESLPKSLTKNEQAQLKIKAEELSVRDRAIKELLKSSGCRRKELLNLNIEDVDLEDRVANVIGKGNKPREVEFSEECSFLLKKYLKTRQDDNPALFISRLGRRLSESRLYKIIKQLGESAGFKDRITPHIFRHTYATNEYSKGNQLSKIGRKMGHANLRATTIYAHIPTDELSSDYNKKMGGI
- a CDS encoding pectate lyase-like adhesive domain-containing protein gives rise to the protein MKKLSIILALSMAFVLMMSGTVAAEEEESGISNILRGTFDVDVTDTVSTEDELRKAIEEEDSITLDNDITVEDNILVIDESLTIDGDGNTLEFEVDTGSQEGLVTVDADNIKLEDLTIDSNLEKGDYSFPILIQEDAQEFIMHDVDVDRDGGSTYAAVKTEYDGGNNDGLTIEDSNITGGPIALYGDHDDVTIEDVEVRDVGDEGIWTFDRIEDLTLSRVTVEDYGDDSQAIKFMKEHEKVNSHDNLREARQELIDSDASDIDDISFEFEDYKVELVWDNEEHLKEFDVVDAHDDMDIEFDVKAGRLGNIGEIELKHEWEHEEYEHDTQVTADADDPKPELNFDPVTIGEDGKYEHTKEKEIEFGEAGEYELEIWAEKAE